The Manihot esculenta cultivar AM560-2 chromosome 1, M.esculenta_v8, whole genome shotgun sequence genome has a window encoding:
- the LOC110615866 gene encoding 50S ribosomal protein L4, chloroplastic isoform X2: protein MAASVRTPPPPSLSFFSSSIFQIPKLASFSKPNSFNSQFKSLSISCQVATLPILSFTGEKIGETYLDIKSALPETARAVVHRAIITDQQNKRRGTASTLTRGEVRGGGKKPYPQKKTGRARRGSTRSPLRPGGGVIFGPKPRDWSIKINKKEKRLAISTALSSATESMVCVEEFNERFEKPKTKEFIAAMKRWGLDPKDKVMFLMMDVSDNVGLSSRNIGTLSMLTPRTLNLFDILNSDKLVLTPDAVDYLNGRYGVDVEISEDDDEEEGDFEQEGQDGGEGTEADESPAVTE from the exons ATGGCAGCGTCTGTGAGAACGCCACCGCCCCCCTccctctccttcttctcctcctcaatTTTCCAAATTCCTAAACTAGCATCTTTCTCGAAAcccaattccttcaactcccaATTTAAGTCTCTCTCCATCTCCTGCCAAGTGGCGACCCTCCCAATCCTATCCTTCACCGGCGAAAAAATTGGAGAAACATACTTAGACATCAAGTCTGCCCTTCCGGAGACCGCACGCGCCGTCGTTCATCGCGCTATTATCACTGACCAGCAGAACAAACGACGTGGCACTGCCTCAACCCTCACCCGGGGGGAGGTTAGAGGAGGTGGCAAGAAACCTTATCCCCAAAAGAAAACAGGTCGTGCCCGCCGTGGTTCAACTCGCTCCCCTCTCCGCCCTGGCGGAGGTGTCATTTTTGGTCCTAAGCCTAGAGATTGGTCCATAAAAATTAACAAGAAGGAGAAACGATTGGCGATTTCCACAGCATTGTCTAGCGCGACTGAGAGTATGGTTTGTGTGGAGGAATTTAATGAGAGATTTGAGAAGCCGAAGACGAAAGAGTTCATTGCAGCTATGAAGCGGTGGGGGTTGGACCCGAAAGATAAAGTTATGTTTTTGATGATGGATGTGAGTGATAATGTGGGGCTATCGAGCAGGAACATTGGGACTTTGAGCATGTTGACGCCTAGGACTTTAAATTTGTTCGATATTTTGAATTCGGATAAATTGGTGCTAACACCGGATGCTGTAGATTACTTGAATGGAAGGTATGGGGTGGATGTTGAGATAAGcgaggatgatgatgaggaaGAGGGAGATTTCGAGCAAGAAGGTCAGGATGGTGGTGAAG GAACGGAAGCTGATGAGAGTCCCGCTGTAACAGAATGA
- the LOC110616265 gene encoding phosphomethylpyrimidine synthase, chloroplastic isoform X1: protein MASVQATSLSSAVCKNGSHKFPSGSFLPGFDGVLGRGSLKKEIWPRSLATSVPRATLTFDPPTTNSDKAKQRKHTVDPSSPDFLPLPSFEQCFPRSTKEYREIVHEESGHVLKVPFRRVHLSGDEPSFDNYDTSGPQNISPRIGIPKLRKDWVDRREKLGAPRYSQMYYAKQGIITEEMLYCAAREKLDPEFVRSEVARGRAIIPSNKKHLELEPMIVGRNFLVKVNANIGNSAVASSIEEEVYKVQWATMWGADTVMDLSTGRHIHETREWILRNSAVPVGTVPIYQALEKVNGIAENLSWEVFRDTLIEQAEQGVDYFTIHAGVLLRYIPLTAKRMTGIVSRGGSIHAKWCLAYHKENFAYEHWDDILDICNQYDVALSIGDGLRPGSIYDANDTAQFAELLTQGELTRRAWEKDVQVMNEGPGHIPMHKIPENMQKQLEWCNEAPFYTLGPLTTDIAPGYDHITSAIGAANIGALGTALLCYVTPKEHLGLPNRDDVKAGVIAYKISAHAADLAKGHPHAQAWDDALSKARFEFRWMDQFALSLDPMTAMSFHDETLPSEGAKVAHFCSMCGPKFCSMKITEDVRKYAEEHGYGSAEEAVQHGMDAMSAEFLAAKKTVSGEQHGEVGGEIYLPASYIKSSKRSM, encoded by the exons ATGGCATCGGTGCAAGCTACTAGTTTGTCCTCTGCTGTGTGCAAAAATGGAAGCCATAAGTTTCCAAGCGGCTCCTTCTTGCCGGGGTTTGATGGTGTGCTTGGGCGTGGATCTCTTAAGAAGGAAATATGGCCTCGTTCTTTGGCGACATCTGTTCCTAGGGCCACCTTAACCTTTGATCCTCCAACAACAAATTCAGATAAAGCTAAGCAGAGGAAACATACTGTTGATCCTTCTTCTCCTGATTTCCTTCCTCTTCCCTCCTTCGAACAATGTTTTCCAAGAAGCACCAAAGAATACAG GGAAATTGTTCATGAAGAATCCGGTCACGTCCTCAAAGTTCCTTTCAGACGGGTCCACTTGTCTGGGGATGAACCCAGTTTTGATAATTATGATACCAGTGGTCCTCAAAACATTAGTCCCCGTATCG GAATTCCTAAACTGAGGAAAGACTGGGTTGATAGGCGTGAGAAGCTAGGCGCACCAAGATACAGTCAGATGTACTATGCGAAGCAAGGAATAATAACAGAGGAAATGTTATATTGTGCTGCTCGTGAGAAGCTTGACCCAGAGTTTGTCAGGTCAGAGGTTGCTCGTGGACGGGCAATAATCCCTTCGAACAAGAAGCACCTGGAGTTGGAGCCAATGATTGTTGGAAGAAATTTTTTGGTCAAAGTCAATGCAAATATTGGAAATTCTGCTGTGGCAAGCTCTATTGAGGAAGAAGTTTATAAGGTTCAATGGGCAACCATGTGGGGTGCTGACACTGTCATGGACCTCTCAACTGGTCGGCACATCCATGAGACCCGTGAGTGGATCTTACGAAACTCTGCTGTACCGGTTGGAACTGTGCCCATCTATCAAGCACTTGAAAAAGTTAATGGAATTGCTGAAAATCTGAGCTGGGAAGTCTTCAGAGACACATTGATTGAACAAGCTGAGCAGGGTGTAGACTATTTCACTATCCATGCTGGGGTTCTTCTACGATACATTCCTTTAACTGCTAAACGCATGACAGGAATTGTTTCTCGTGGAGGATCAATtcatgcaaagtggtgcttagCTTATCACAAGGAGAATTTTGCATATGAACACTGGGATGACATACTTGACATCTGTAATCAATATGATGTGGCACTTTCGATCGGTGATGGGCTGAGACCTGGGTCCATATATGATGCCAATGACACTGCTCAGTTTGCAGAGCTCTTGACTCAAGGGGAACTAACCCGTAGAGCATGGGAGAAGGATGTACAG GTGATGAATGAAGGACCTGGCCATATTCCTATGCACAAAATCCCAGAGAACATGCAAAAACAGCTCGAATGGTGCAATGAAGCACCTTTCTACACTCTTGGACCCCTGACAACTGATATTGCTCCTGGATATGATCACATTACCTCTGCCATTGGTGCTGCCAACATTGGGGCTCTTGGCACTGCACTTCTCTGTTATGTCACACCAAAGGAGCATCTTGGGTTGCCAAATAGGGATGATGTGAAGGCAGGTGTTATAGCATATAAGATATCTGCACATGCAGCTGATTTAGCAAAAGGTCACCCTCATGCTCAAGCCTGGGATGATGCATTAAGCAAGGCCCGATTTGAGTTCAGATGGATGGACCAATTTGCTTTATCCTTGGACCCCATGACTGCAATGTCCTTCCATGATGAAACCCTGCCATCAGAAGGTGCAAAAGTAGCACATTTTTGCTCCATGTGTGGGCCGAAGTTCTGCTCTATGAAGATAACAGAGGATGTGCGAAAGTATGCGGAAGAGCATGGTTATGGTAGTGCAGAGGAAGCTGTGCAGCACGGGATGGATGCCATGAGTGCTGAGTTCCTGGCTGCTAAGAAAACTGTTAGTGGAGAACAACATGGTGAAGTTGGTGGGGAAATCTACCTGCCAGCAAGTTATATTAAATCCTCTAAGAG GAGCATGTGA
- the LOC110615621 gene encoding uncharacterized protein LOC110615621 produces MASAASKHLDLDITIISAKHLKNVNWRKGDLKPYATLYLDNSDHRLATDSDDSGSTKPVWNERFTLPITRPKSDSILTLEILHCEPSETPKPLVGSVKFPLSQLLDSDNSNNSVRTLDLIRPSGRPQGKVRVKLAVKEQSFHPVMQDYHFPPMYSHHYNPAPTPPSPPSRDYRDSPPSPYPYFDHYGYYSSYYPQQQHPSRPLYNRASNYNLPTGPSAPVDPSSSSSYDHRRLPSPPASLQKSYNYCVPSGPSAPIDYSSAYERISGGNQLSRTMEGLKQVQEEESNNEKEKVAGWESHSYRDYRRGY; encoded by the coding sequence ATGGCCTCCGCGGCGTCGAAGCATCTCGATCTCGATATCACCATAATCTCTGCTAAACACCTTAAGAACGTTAATTGGCGAAAAGGCGATCTGAAACCATATGCAACTTTGTACCTAGATAACTCGGATCACCGGCTTGCTACTGATTCCGATGACTCGGGCTCCACTAAGCCCGTTTGGAACGAGCGATTCACCCTGCCTATTACTCGTCCCAAAAGTGATTCCATCCTCACTCTCGAGATCCTTCACTGTGAACCATCTGAAACTCCTAAGCCTCTTGTTGGTTCTGTAAAGTTTCCACTGAGTCAGCTTCTCGACTCGGACAATTCCAACAATTCAGTTCGCACTCTCGATCTCATTCGTCCTTCAGGCCGTCCACAAGGTAAGGTCCGCGTGAAACTGGCCGTAAAAGAACAATCTTTCCATCCGGTGATGCAAGATTACCATTTTCCCCCCATGTATAGTCATCATTACAATCCCGCCCCTACACCTCCGTCTCCTCCGTCGCGCGACTACAGAGATTCCCCTCCCTCTCCGTACCCTTACTTTGATCACTATGGCTACTACTCGTCCTATTATCCACAGCAACAGCATCCCTCTCGACCGTTGTATAATCGAGCATCCAATTACAACTTGCCAACGGGCCCTTCCGCTCCCGTTGATCCGTCGTCGTCGTCATCTTATGATCACAGACGGTTGCCATCGCCGCCGGCATCGTTGCAGAAGTCTTATAATTATTGTGTACCAAGTGGGCCGTCGGCTCCTATTGATTATTCGTCGGCTTATGAGAGGATTAGCGGTGGGAACCAGCTCTCCCGCACAATGGAAGGGTTAAAACAGGTTCAGGAGGAAGAGAGTAACAACGAGAAGGAGAAAGTTGCGGGTTGGGAAAGTCACAGTTATCGTGATTATCGCCGTGGGTATTGA
- the LOC110616265 gene encoding phosphomethylpyrimidine synthase, chloroplastic isoform X2 translates to MASVQATSLSSAVCKNGSHKFPSGSFLPGFDGVLGRGSLKKEIWPRSLATSVPRATLTFDPPTTNSDKAKQRKHTVDPSSPDFLPLPSFEQCFPRSTKEYREIVHEESGHVLKVPFRRVHLSGDEPSFDNYDTSGPQNISPRIGIPKLRKDWVDRREKLGAPRYSQMYYAKQGIITEEMLYCAAREKLDPEFVRSEVARGRAIIPSNKKHLELEPMIVGRNFLVKVNANIGNSAVASSIEEEVYKVQWATMWGADTVMDLSTGRHIHETREWILRNSAVPVGTVPIYQALEKVNGIAENLSWEVFRDTLIEQAEQGVDYFTIHAGVLLRYIPLTAKRMTGIVSRGGSIHAKWCLAYHKENFAYEHWDDILDICNQYDVALSIGDGLRPGSIYDANDTAQFAELLTQGELTRRAWEKDVQVMNEGPGHIPMHKIPENMQKQLEWCNEAPFYTLGPLTTDIAPGYDHITSAIGAANIGALGTALLCYVTPKEHLGLPNRDDVKAGVIAYKISAHAADLAKGHPHAQAWDDALSKARFEFRWMDQFALSLDPMTAMSFHDETLPSEGAKVAHFCSMCGPKFCSMKITEDVRKYAEEHGYGSAEEAVQHGMDAMSAEFLAAKKTVSGEQHGEVGGEIYLPASYIKSSKR, encoded by the exons ATGGCATCGGTGCAAGCTACTAGTTTGTCCTCTGCTGTGTGCAAAAATGGAAGCCATAAGTTTCCAAGCGGCTCCTTCTTGCCGGGGTTTGATGGTGTGCTTGGGCGTGGATCTCTTAAGAAGGAAATATGGCCTCGTTCTTTGGCGACATCTGTTCCTAGGGCCACCTTAACCTTTGATCCTCCAACAACAAATTCAGATAAAGCTAAGCAGAGGAAACATACTGTTGATCCTTCTTCTCCTGATTTCCTTCCTCTTCCCTCCTTCGAACAATGTTTTCCAAGAAGCACCAAAGAATACAG GGAAATTGTTCATGAAGAATCCGGTCACGTCCTCAAAGTTCCTTTCAGACGGGTCCACTTGTCTGGGGATGAACCCAGTTTTGATAATTATGATACCAGTGGTCCTCAAAACATTAGTCCCCGTATCG GAATTCCTAAACTGAGGAAAGACTGGGTTGATAGGCGTGAGAAGCTAGGCGCACCAAGATACAGTCAGATGTACTATGCGAAGCAAGGAATAATAACAGAGGAAATGTTATATTGTGCTGCTCGTGAGAAGCTTGACCCAGAGTTTGTCAGGTCAGAGGTTGCTCGTGGACGGGCAATAATCCCTTCGAACAAGAAGCACCTGGAGTTGGAGCCAATGATTGTTGGAAGAAATTTTTTGGTCAAAGTCAATGCAAATATTGGAAATTCTGCTGTGGCAAGCTCTATTGAGGAAGAAGTTTATAAGGTTCAATGGGCAACCATGTGGGGTGCTGACACTGTCATGGACCTCTCAACTGGTCGGCACATCCATGAGACCCGTGAGTGGATCTTACGAAACTCTGCTGTACCGGTTGGAACTGTGCCCATCTATCAAGCACTTGAAAAAGTTAATGGAATTGCTGAAAATCTGAGCTGGGAAGTCTTCAGAGACACATTGATTGAACAAGCTGAGCAGGGTGTAGACTATTTCACTATCCATGCTGGGGTTCTTCTACGATACATTCCTTTAACTGCTAAACGCATGACAGGAATTGTTTCTCGTGGAGGATCAATtcatgcaaagtggtgcttagCTTATCACAAGGAGAATTTTGCATATGAACACTGGGATGACATACTTGACATCTGTAATCAATATGATGTGGCACTTTCGATCGGTGATGGGCTGAGACCTGGGTCCATATATGATGCCAATGACACTGCTCAGTTTGCAGAGCTCTTGACTCAAGGGGAACTAACCCGTAGAGCATGGGAGAAGGATGTACAG GTGATGAATGAAGGACCTGGCCATATTCCTATGCACAAAATCCCAGAGAACATGCAAAAACAGCTCGAATGGTGCAATGAAGCACCTTTCTACACTCTTGGACCCCTGACAACTGATATTGCTCCTGGATATGATCACATTACCTCTGCCATTGGTGCTGCCAACATTGGGGCTCTTGGCACTGCACTTCTCTGTTATGTCACACCAAAGGAGCATCTTGGGTTGCCAAATAGGGATGATGTGAAGGCAGGTGTTATAGCATATAAGATATCTGCACATGCAGCTGATTTAGCAAAAGGTCACCCTCATGCTCAAGCCTGGGATGATGCATTAAGCAAGGCCCGATTTGAGTTCAGATGGATGGACCAATTTGCTTTATCCTTGGACCCCATGACTGCAATGTCCTTCCATGATGAAACCCTGCCATCAGAAGGTGCAAAAGTAGCACATTTTTGCTCCATGTGTGGGCCGAAGTTCTGCTCTATGAAGATAACAGAGGATGTGCGAAAGTATGCGGAAGAGCATGGTTATGGTAGTGCAGAGGAAGCTGTGCAGCACGGGATGGATGCCATGAGTGCTGAGTTCCTGGCTGCTAAGAAAACTGTTAGTGGAGAACAACATGGTGAAGTTGGTGGGGAAATCTACCTGCCAGCAAGTTATATTAAATCCTCTAAGAGGTAA
- the LOC110615866 gene encoding 50S ribosomal protein L4, chloroplastic isoform X1, translating into MAASVRTPPPPSLSFFSSSIFQIPKLASFSKPNSFNSQFKSLSISCQVATLPILSFTGEKIGETYLDIKSALPETARAVVHRAIITDQQNKRRGTASTLTRGEVRGGGKKPYPQKKTGRARRGSTRSPLRPGGGVIFGPKPRDWSIKINKKEKRLAISTALSSATESMVCVEEFNERFEKPKTKEFIAAMKRWGLDPKDKVMFLMMDVSDNVGLSSRNIGTLSMLTPRTLNLFDILNSDKLVLTPDAVDYLNGRYGVDVEISEDDDEEEGDFEQEGQDGGEVPIAQQAQFLGIFV; encoded by the exons ATGGCAGCGTCTGTGAGAACGCCACCGCCCCCCTccctctccttcttctcctcctcaatTTTCCAAATTCCTAAACTAGCATCTTTCTCGAAAcccaattccttcaactcccaATTTAAGTCTCTCTCCATCTCCTGCCAAGTGGCGACCCTCCCAATCCTATCCTTCACCGGCGAAAAAATTGGAGAAACATACTTAGACATCAAGTCTGCCCTTCCGGAGACCGCACGCGCCGTCGTTCATCGCGCTATTATCACTGACCAGCAGAACAAACGACGTGGCACTGCCTCAACCCTCACCCGGGGGGAGGTTAGAGGAGGTGGCAAGAAACCTTATCCCCAAAAGAAAACAGGTCGTGCCCGCCGTGGTTCAACTCGCTCCCCTCTCCGCCCTGGCGGAGGTGTCATTTTTGGTCCTAAGCCTAGAGATTGGTCCATAAAAATTAACAAGAAGGAGAAACGATTGGCGATTTCCACAGCATTGTCTAGCGCGACTGAGAGTATGGTTTGTGTGGAGGAATTTAATGAGAGATTTGAGAAGCCGAAGACGAAAGAGTTCATTGCAGCTATGAAGCGGTGGGGGTTGGACCCGAAAGATAAAGTTATGTTTTTGATGATGGATGTGAGTGATAATGTGGGGCTATCGAGCAGGAACATTGGGACTTTGAGCATGTTGACGCCTAGGACTTTAAATTTGTTCGATATTTTGAATTCGGATAAATTGGTGCTAACACCGGATGCTGTAGATTACTTGAATGGAAGGTATGGGGTGGATGTTGAGATAAGcgaggatgatgatgaggaaGAGGGAGATTTCGAGCAAGAAGGTCAGGATGGTGGTGAAG TACCAATAGCACAACAAGCGCAGTTCCTTGGGATatttgtatga
- the LOC110616959 gene encoding uncharacterized protein LOC110616959: MASLPIAFASPTVRVYAATAAKGAGGSKEEKGFLDWVLGNLQKEEQFYETDPVLKKVEEKSGGGGGTTSGRKNSVSIPQKKKGNGGGFGGLFAKK, encoded by the coding sequence atggccTCTCTTCCCATTGCCTTCGCTTCTCCTACTGTTAGAGTGTATGCAGCCACAGCAGCCAAGGGAGCAGGCGGGAGTAAAGAGGAAAAGGGATTTCTTGATTGGGTTCTTGGGAATTTGCAGAAGGAAGAACAGTTCTATGAGACTGATCCTGTTCTCAAGAAAGTAGAGGAGAAGAGTGGTGGTGGCGGCGGCACCACCTCTGGCCGCAAGAACTCTGTGTCAATCCCACAGAAGAAGAAAGGCAATGGAGGAGGATTCGGTGGGCTGTTCGCCAAGAAATGA
- the LOC110616950 gene encoding cytochrome P450 86A1 translates to MEALPFFFTLAAATSAYLFWFYLLARKLSGPKLWPIVGSLPVLFKNRRQIHDWIASNLRATGGASTYQTCTIALPFLARRQGFYTVTCHPKNMEHILRTRFDNYPKGPHWQTAFHDLLGQGIFNSDGDTWLIQRKTAALEFTTRTLRQAMARWVNRTIKNRLWSILDKAASEKLAVDLQDLLLRLTFDNICGLTFGKDPQTLSPEMPENPFAIAFDTATEATLQRLLYPGLLWRIEKMLGIGSEKRLKKSLKVVENYMDDAVAARKENPSDDLLSRFMKKRDVDGNPFPISVLQRIALNFVLAGRDTSSVALSWFFWLVMNHPEVEAKIVKEISTVLRETRGNDHQKWLEEPLDFDEADKLVYVKAALAETLRLYPSVPQDFKYVVADDVLPDGTFVPAGSTVTYSIYSVGRMKSIWGEDCMEFKPERWLSPEGNRFEPPKDGYKFVAFNAGPRTCLGKDLAYLQMKSVASAVLLRYRLSVVPGHRVQQKMSLTLFMKNGLRVFLQPRTLA, encoded by the coding sequence ATGGAAGCCTTACCTTTCTTCTTCACCCTAGCAGCTGCTACATCTGCTTATCTCTTTTGGTTCTATCTCCTTGCTCGTAAACTTTCTGGTCCTAAGCTATGGCCTATAGTGGGAAGCCTCCCGGTTCTGTTCAAGAACAGGAGACAAATCCATGATTGGATCGCCAGTAATCTCAGAGCAACTGGTGGTGCATCAACTTACCAAACGTGTACTATAGCTCTTCCTTTCCTGGCTCGCAGGCAAGGTTTCTATACTGTCACCTGCCATCCCAAGAACATGGAACATATACTTCGAACCCGGTTTGATAATTATCCCAAGGGTCCTCACTGGCAAACTGCGTTCCATGATCTATTGGGTCAAGGGATCTTTAATAGTGATGGAGATACATGGCTAATACAGCGTAAAACTGCGGCTTTAGAGTTCACTACCAGGACTTTGAGGCAAGCCATGGCTCGGTGGGTGAACCGGACGATCAAGAATCGCCTGTGGAGCATTTTAGATAAAGCAGCCAGTGAGAAGCTCGCAGTGGACTTGCAAGACTTGCTGCTTCGGTTGACATTCGACAACATTTGTGGACTCACCTTTGGGAAAGATCCTcaaaccctctctccagaaatGCCTGAAAACCCTTTCGCCATTGCATTCGATACAGCTACTGAAGCTACCCTTCAACGGCTTCTTTATCCTGGTTTGTTATGGAGAATTGAGAAGATGTTAGGAATTGGGTCAGAGAAGAGACTAAAGAAGAGCCTCAAAGTTGTCGAAAATTACATGGACGACGCCGTAGCAGCACGCAAAGAAAATCCGTCGGATGACTTATTATCGCGATTCATGAAAAAAAGAGACGTCGATGGTAATCCCTTTCCAATCTCCGTTCTCCAACGAATCGCTCTAAACTTCGTCCTCGCCGGCCGCGACACTTCATCGGTTGCTCTTAGCTGGTTCTTCTGGCTAGTTATGAACCACCCAGAAGTTGAAGCAAAGATTGTCAAGGAAATATCAACTGTGCTACGAGAAACGCGAGGCAATGATCACCAAAAATGGCTTGAGGAGCCTCTAGACTTTGATGAAGCCGATAAATTGGTCTACGTGAAAGCAGCATTAGCCGAAACACTTCGTTTATATCCTTCAGTGCCTCAGGATTTCAAATATGTAGTAGCAGATGATGTTTTACCGGACGGCACATTTGTACCGGCAGGTTCAACCGTTACATATTCTATATATTCTGTAGGGAGAATGAAGAGCATATGGGGTGAGGATTGCATGGAGTTCAAGCCGGAGCGATGGCTGTCACCGGAAGGAAACCGATTTGAACCTCCTAAAGATGGCTACAAGTTTGTGGCCTTTAATGCTGGACCAAGGACTTGTTTGGGGAAAGACTTAGCCTACCTGCAAATGAAGTCTGTGGCTTCAGCTGTGCTATTGCGTTACCGATTATCTGTGGTCCCCGGCCACCGTGTCCAGCAGAAGATGTCTCTTACGTTGTTCATGAAGAATGGGCTTCGTGTATTCTTGCAACCTCGTACGCTGGCATAG